A region of the Leishmania major strain Friedlin complete genome, chromosome 4 genome:
CGGCGGAGTGCCTTGGGGAGGCAGCGGATCAGCTCTCGACGGCGTTGCTCACGATCttgctgcggcagtggctgTGCGTCCCCGTCATCACTcgagtcgtcgtcgtcgtctcgcGGCTTGTGCTGCGACTTCCGCAATGCGctgagcgaggaggacggcgccAGGGCAGCGGGCGTTGAGTCGGCAAGCTGAAGACTGGCAAGCACACCTGCTGTCCACTCCTTCCGTCTCTGCGCGGCCAGATCGTCCGGCTGCGTCTccatgagcagcagctgctcaaTCACGGCGGCATCTGCGGTCGATATCGTCCCTGGCACTGCCTCCGCAGTATCAGGggtggcgacggtggtggcgttGTGGATGCACGACACAGGTGCTCGATCCGTACCGCCTTCGCCTTCCTcgagatgctgctgctgctgctgctgctgccgaagaGCTTCCACCAACATGCGCTGCTTGCGGATGATCTTGACGGCGAACACCTGTGGCGCAGCATCATCTGTAGTGGTtgcgtccgcctccgctgctgttgtcgaggccgccgacgcggacacatgcagcaccgcggccgGGGCCCGTTGCTCCTTCCCCCGTATGTAGGCTTCCCGTAGCTCAGTCACCTCTGCCGGGTTCGCCATCCACTcaacgacgccgtcgccgctgaaGACGTACTCCCAGCTTGAGGGCACGCCAGCCGCGACACCAACACCAGCGTCGAGGAGGGACGGTGACTGCGATGAGGCTGACGCCTCTGCGCGCAAGGCAGCACGGTACACGGTGCCGAACGTTCCCTGCCCCAGCGGATGTGCCCGATCAAGGGAGTAGTACTCGTCAACGCTGTGACCGTACAtgcgccgcacctgcgcctcgACGTTCCACTGCGCtctgcacagcagcgcatgccgtcgcgcagctgTCGGCAGTGCTTGACGTTGCTGATGCTCCTTCTTCGCAGCCTTCTCCGCCGAGGCGATGTCCTCCTCATCGGCACCTTGCGTCGTGCTCGCctgatgcggctgctgtgccaCCCAACGCACAAACACCTCCGCCGTGAGGAAGAGAAACGCGAGGTTGTAGTCCGTTGTGTGCCGCGTGCCGGCGTTGATGAGCTCCACaacgtcgccgtcgcgcaggcgcaccgaGCGGCCTTTGCCCACCTTCTGGCCGTTGACGATGCACCCGTTTGTGCTGGAGTCCGAGAGCACAAcgtgagcggcggcggcggagttGCGGCCGGTTGCATCGCCGCGTGGATGCGGCACAGCTGGCGCCTCCGTTGCGGGTCGAGGACTGTGATGAAGCGGATCCACGACCTTGGCCACGGCGCCGGTCGCCTCGAAGGCGGCCCTCTGTGCCTCCTTGtcttgcgccgccgccgcgtcaccGCGACGAGGATCACTTTCCGGCTGGTAGGCGATGGTGCAGTGCACATTGCTGACACACGGATTCGTGGCGAAGACGATATCGTTGCTGGCGAGGCGACCGAGGCGGACAGcgccgttgttgctgcgAGTGCTGCACAGGGgcaggagaaggcgaggTGGTGAGGGGTGAGACTTGTCTccctcctgctgcagcgaggcCGTCCAACACTTCTCAGAACACTCCGCGGACGCAGATGCGCAGGGGTacgtgctggcgctgtgggAGCACGCCGGAAAGTAGAGCTGCCGTAGAGCTGGTGGAACGTGCCGCCACAACCAGTCTTCTCCAGGGTTGCACAGGGACGATGAGGCTATCAGCTTCGTCACTGACTCTTTCCGCGGCACGTCTGCCCCTTCCAcagggcagcggcaacgcgaTGCGTGTGCCAGCAGCCCGTTTTCTCTCGACGGCAGGTTCTGCGCAACGAGGACACCCCAGACAGACACACTATCCGCGTCACGGTCGTGAAGGACCTTGCCACTACACCCACCTTCATAGCGCTGCTTCTTGTGCGCAGGTGGcacgctgttgctgctggtgccaCTGCGTTCATGCACCGGTGCGTTCATCGAGAGCTGCTTGaaggaggaaagagggagggtgcAAAGACGAGTGGTGAGGCGCCACGTGGAGTGgtcgagggaggagggcgatgAAGCATCTGGCGAGGCTGTTTGCGTGGGGTTGCGTTCTGGCAGTCATGTATGAGGTGcttgcgcacgtgcgtgcaacCTCATggccacgcagcgctgcgccgagTAAAATCGAAAGCGTCGGAGGTAACAATGACaagaggtggcggtggcagcgggaGAGGAGTGCGGtcgcgctgtgtgtgtgtgtttagaGCAAGAGAAGCATAGGACCATAATAAGATTAGGGATGTGTCGTCACGTGAAGGTGGACAGTGACACGCggggggcgggagggagaCTGCCGAaggtgcggcagcgtgcagcgcatcggcgcggacacacacgcgcacacacgagagTATAGTAGCAGTGGGGATCTTGACAAGCAGCGGGCACAGATGTGGAAAGAAACTTGCGGGGACCGAGGCGGTTCATGAGACtgaggagagaggagtggcGGATACAACTACGGCCACACATGCCGCGTTGACGACGGCTGGTGGCGACTGCGTGCAGCAACgcaagaaggaggaggaggaggggggggggcggcggggcTGGTGTGTGCCTGTTGTTTTCGCACCGTTTCTCTGGTATCGCTGTACATGATGTCCCGTCAATACTATTGTGGAGGCTGCATCGGGTGCTCTCTCTGGCACTGCGTGAAGTAGTCCCACGCCCACTTGCAGCTGTCGGCGGACTCGGGGTTCGCCTCAAGGCACTTGGAGTAGCCCACAAGTTGCGGCGTGCAGACGTGCccctcctgctgcgcggcctGCGCCaactgctgcgcctctgccggctgcgtcggcgcctgGTTGCTGTGGCCGTAGAGGTAGTTGCTGATGCCGTGGCCcagcacgctgccgccggcgacggccgccATCGTGCCGAGGATGCCgctaccgccaccgccggccaTCGGACGCTGAACGTAGATGTTTGTGACGCCGTTTGGCTGCGGCGGGTGCGACGTGGTACCGGGGCGGCGCTCGGCCCGAAATCCACTGAAGGAGCCTtggcggccaccaccacgaagaccaccaccaccgccaccacgactACGGGGCATTCTCCAAGGCACACAGGTGAGCTCcgttttcctctctctctctctctgcagccgcgtgtctgtgtgatggggggtggggtggatGACGGATGTGTGCAAGGGAAGAGGGATCTAGAATAACCCGCaggcgccccctcccctccccccgcgaCAGCGTGTGTTCGTCgtgcgcggaggaggaggagacgcagAACTGGCAGAGGGGCGGAGaccgtgagagagagagagagagcggggaggCGCCAAGATGCTTCGCTGCACGACAGCGTACACGGGTGGGATGGGCTACGCGCAGATAAACGCTCACCCACCTCCGTGAAtcaccacgcacgcacgcacgcagagagggcgagacaaacaacaaacaCAAGGGCAGGAGCGGGGAAGAGTGTGAAAGGGTGTGTGAAGGACCTGATATCCGGCCCCAACATACGCCGAgggtggtggccgtggtgATACGTACGCCTGTGCGAGCGGTCCAACCTCTTCTATCGCTTTCTGATCAGCTGTATGCCTTGAtctcgaggaggaggaggaggaggaggaggaggggggggaggagggtcTGTGTATGTGCCACACGGGAagaggtgagagagagagagaggataCAACAACCCATGCGAGGCTGTAGGGATGCGTGAGGGGAGTTTCTGAGCCGATAGCCGGAAAGGGCGGGTAGCGTCGGAGAAGCAGGCGAGCGGGAGGACACGTGGTGCTGCCAGAGGCTCTCAGAACTGGAACAGAGGCAAAACAGCGGGCGAGGCGTCGACGAGGATGTACCCTCGCATGCAAGTCGCCGGTTGCCcgccaaacacacacacgcacacacacttacacacacgGCGGGCGTTGGGTTGTTTCTAGGTAGACACGAATGAAAACGCATGggaggctgctgccgctaccgCCCTTCCTCCGTCCTAAACGGTGCGGGAACATGCGCAAagatacatatatatatatatatagttaGAGAGGtaagacacgcacacatacacagcgAACAAGAGAAGCCCTCTAgcctcaccccctccccccgggCAAGCACATGGGCAGCAACAACGAGGGCAACGGTTACAGGCACGCAGGATGGGGCGGAGCGAGTGGGCGAGGGGGCGATACAGCCACAAAACACGttttcacacacacacacacacacacacacacaccagtaAAGGAGGGATGTCCAGTGAATATTCTCGCCGCCCTTCTCTCCGTCCCGTCACTGTGTCTACTTTGGCTGACAGTAATGCCGTACCGGGGATGGGGGACGAGTgatagagagagggtggtggtggtggtggtggcggtggtgcaccgTTGATACATACGTACGTGTCCACGTTATGTGTATGGCtcgtgcgtgggtgtgtgcctccccccctcctctctttttctgctgTAGATATGCTCTGCTTCTGTGGGTGTCTTCTCGTtagggggcggtggcggtggcgcgtgtgcatgcttGGGCCGTTTGTAccgagggagaagaggaggggaggggggggggcggcggcggcgctcggaTTTCCCCTTCTTCAACTGGGTCAACATGACGAGCCTAACCCCcacacaaacatacacagacacggaATCCCATGTGCGGGTGCCGCCCTCCTTTACCCCCATACCTAcccgccaccatcaccacaaGGTTTCATCAAAGTCGCCTACATGATGTCCCGTCAATACTATTGTGGAGGCTGCATCGGGTGCTCTCTCTGGCACTGCGTGAAGTAGTCCCACGCCCACTTGCAGCTGTCGGCGGACTCGGGGTTCGCCTCAAGGCACTTGGAGTAGCCCACAAGTTGCGGCGTGCAGACGTGCccctcctgctgcgcggcctGTGCCaactgctgcgcctctgccggctgcgtcggcgcctgGTTGCTGTGGCCGTAGAGGTAGTTGCTGATGCCGTGGCCcagcacgctgccgccggcgacggccgccATCGTGCCGAGGATGCCgctaccgccaccgccggccaTCGGACGCTGAACGTAGATGTTTGTGACGCCGTTCGGCTGCGGCGGGTGCGCGTGGGGGGTCGACTGATGCAGCGGCTCCGCCttcttcggcggcggtggggcggcggcgtggtggctgctgccaccgctggcacgaggcgctgcgcgggaGCGAGCCATTGGGTTAGCTGTCACgtgggcggaggaggtgtaATTACGAAGGAGCGAAAAAACAACgaagcgccgcgctgctgcgtgggtTCGGTCGAGCACGATGGAAGGCGTGGGTGGGCAGATCTGGCTGTTCCGACGCGGCGAGGCCGCCCGTGAACGAGAACGCAGGAGGGGATGGCCCGTCACGCGTGGGGAGCAGCGCAGGAGGTAAGGACGAtaaggaggggaagggggtggggagaaaAGTGTGCTGGGGAGTCACGGAGGTGAGGGGAGgagcacacaggcacgcgtgTCGCACCCCCTTCTGTACGCGGCAATGGAAGGAcgggtggtgttggtggcgAACGCCggtgcgtgcacacgcacgccgagGCCGACGCGTCCCGCATAGCTCATCAGACGGCGAAATACtcggggcggggaggggacgaGAGATACTTTGCGCCAATCGTGCTTGCGTCTGTTCGTGAGGGCGACGTGCACAGGGGACGTTGGGACGGGCTTCTGGGAGCCCTTGAAGGCACCCAGCAGCTTGTCCCAGTCCCCTTATCCCTTCATCATCTGCACAgccacacctcctcctcggcgcgcaCCGTCGGCCTCTTGCCTCTTGTCGGTCGCATGGCTATGTGCCGCGCGCTCCCCCTCCGTCGCTCACACAGATGTACCTACATGGTTGCatgtttgcttgttttgtGTCTTTCCTATAACTGACCCTAttcagcgccgccactgtcCACGTCGCGACACACCCatgaggaagggagggagggagtgccggtgtgtgtgccccccccccccctctcccccgtcAGACTCGAGCGTGCCCGCTCACGGTACACAGGACACGCCACACGGCGCaaccccctctctccccccatCCCCACATCTTtccatcccccctcccccttccctcacgTGCTCGCACGCACAAAACTCGAAAGGCACACAAATGGAACACGAAAACGGGTGTTGGGAGGAAAAGGGggcgacggggaggggggagcgggGCAGGGGTGtggtgtgtacgtgtgtgtgtgtgtgtggagggggggggtcgtGGGCGATGTTGCGGTTCATCTCCAGGACCACCTTCGGGAcgacacactcacacactcacacacacacacacacacacacacacacgcacgtacacacaccGGTGACAACATCCAAAAGAACAACCGTCAGAAGCAACAGAAAGGAACTCCGCCATCCACGTGTGTGTATAAAGCACAGGTCGGGAGAAGATGTACTCGGTCGGGTgtctgctctccctcctcttcccctcccacatacgcacacaaaTACACGGGGTCATGTTGCGGTCACTTCACGGCTTGGCGTACTTGCGCGTCCACTCGCGGGCCGTCTGCAGCGCGCTGGCCTCGTCTTCCTTCCAGTGCTCCGCGACGTCGTTCGCCAGAGGATCATCTGGGTTTGGGCTCGACATGAGGATCTGGATAGATAGCAGCACCTTGTTgatgagcagcgccggcgaccACTTATCCTTGATGATGTCGAGACAGATGCGACCCACCTTGTCTACGTTGGGGTGATAGATACGCGTGAGGAAGCGAACCTTCGGCGGCTTCATCGGGTACTCCTCGGGCAGGAACAGCTCCAGGCGGAAGAGGCCGCCCTCGTAGCACGACTGCGGCGGCCCCTGGATGGTCACCATAAAGTAGCGCGGGTTCTCCTTGGTGGGTGTGGCCGTGATGCCCGGCGGACACTCCTTCTGGAGTTTCTCCGTCTCCTTAATAATACGTGTTGTGAGCATGACGCGCAGTGGCTGTCGAGAgagcgggtgtgtgtgtgtgtgtgggtgtgtgggtggataaggaaggaaggaagaagggaggggaggcgtaCAACGACGAATCGCTGcggtctgctgctgctcactgCTGTGGCGGGTGTCTCCGGGCACGAGTGTGTGGATGATGTATGTAAACGCCTTGGTCGACGAAGACagaagaaagggagagaaacAGATTAGAAGGGCAAgcagggtggtggtggtggtggcacagCCTGTCGATGTATGGCGCAGTGGTTGTGTTAGGGTGAGGCGGGTAACTGACAGACGGAGCTGGTGAGAGGGAAGACGAGCGCGTGCGTTCGTGTGCGATGGATACGATGcaatgcgtgtgtgtgtgtgtgtgtgtggagggtgGAGCGGATTCGTGGTGACGAGGCGTTGGAGGCGGCCGCACACAGACTCTAGGCGCACTAATAATGAAGCACAAAGTAAAGGTAAAATGGGCCACCGGTTCACGGAcgcggaggggaggaggaggaggaggggggaggggaggctgTCGAAGGAAGAAGAACGGGGAGATCTGAAAAGTGGGAAACACTTCTGCAaggcacgtgtgcgtgcgtgtgtgcgtgtgatcGGCGTGCCGAGCAGGGAGTGGAgggatgggaggggggagggacaaAGTAGGAAAGCGAAGGGGGAATGTGCAGCGGGGTGTCGATGCGGGGTGACGAGGACATCGGAAGAGGCATGGCGGGGGCTTGCCGGCGGTAGCACGCTCGCAAAAGTGTTTTGCGTAGGCAACGACATCGACAGAAGgcgggaaggggaggaggaggaggaggaggaggaggagggggggaggtgagagGAAGGGACGCCTCCCAAAGGTGGATGCGTGTGCCGGTgtgcacgcagccgcggAGGAAGCGACACGCATGTACACCATCACCATCGGAGGCTGGACACCTTTTCCCGCACCGCGCAACTCCACCCTCCTCTACCCCCGGGGGTTCCTCAAGGGTATCCAACCGGCCTCGCTGCTTCCGCCTGTGCTGCTCACCTCTTCCATCACCGGGAGAGCACTTTGAGGCGAGGGAAGCGAGTAAAGAACGCCGGTAAAGCACAGAGAGGGACAGCGTAGGGTGGGCGTGaggggaggtggcgcgcgaGGTGGTCACATCAGGCCGAGAGGGAGAGTTTACGACCCCTTAACCACCCGGCGCAAGgcacccgcccacccacccacccccccacacacagacgcggaAGCGTGTGTGGTCGCGTGTGAGGTCTTGTTGGGTACGTTTCGACATGGCGGAGTCCACACAGAAAATGGCAACGACGACCACAAAGTAAGCCACCCAGGATCGCGGCTGCGTGAGCAAGAGGAAGGTAAAGAGGAGGGACGTACGCGTGCGTTTGAAAGTCTATACATAAaggcgcatgcgtgtgtgtgtgtgtgtgtgtgtgtgtgtgtggcggcgATAGATCTGGGAAAGTATGAAGAGAAGCGCGTGCCATGGCTCCCGCGttctcgccaccgccaccgccaacgCGACGCGAGacacccaaacacacacatacgtatacacatacgcatacacatCGACACCTACCcacatgcatgcacgcgcgcagggaAGAGGATGCTGTGCTgacactcgcacacacggacTGGATGGCTGGGtgagagagcggcggcgcctcgaGCGTTGAGTGGTGTACATCGACGGAAGACTAGAAGTCACAACCGTAACAGCGAccaaaggagagggagaagagtgGATGGTggggtgcgtgtggtggtggtggtggggaaaCGAACCGAGCGCGCAACTTCGACGGACTTGTGCGCACTTGCAGCACGACGATCCACACGCCGTATCATGGCAGCTGCGCTTCGTGTATATCcctgctccctctcttctccgcccTTTCACGTGGATCACCCTGGCAAGGAGCTACGACGCTCGGCatcctgcgccgccttcaccCGCTCCGTG
Encoded here:
- a CDS encoding putative ubiquitin-conjugating enzyme e2, with the protein product MLTTRIIKETEKLQKECPPGITATPTKENPRYFMVTIQGPPQSCYEGGLFRLELFLPEEYPMKPPKVRFLTRIYHPNVDKVGRICLDIIKDKWSPALLINKVLLSIQILMSSPNPDDPLANDVAEHWKEDEASALQTAREWTRKYAKP
- a CDS encoding serine-threonine protein kinase-like protein encodes the protein MNAPVHERSGTSSNSVPPAHKKQRYEGGCSGKVLHDRDADSVSVWGVLVAQNLPSRENGLLAHASRCRCPVEGADVPRKESVTKLIASSSLCNPGEDWLWRHVPPALRQLYFPACSHSASTYPCASASAECSEKCWTASLQQEGDKSHPSPPRLLLPLCSTRSNNGAVRLGRLASNDIVFATNPCVSNVHCTIAYQPESDPRRGDAAAAQDKEAQRAAFEATGAVAKVVDPLHHSPRPATEAPAVPHPRGDATGRNSAAAAHVVLSDSSTNGCIVNGQKVGKGRSVRLRDGDVVELINAGTRHTTDYNLAFLFLTAEVFVRWVAQQPHQASTTQGADEEDIASAEKAAKKEHQQRQALPTAARRHALLCRAQWNVEAQVRRMYGHSVDEYYSLDRAHPLGQGTFGTVYRAALRAEASASSQSPSLLDAGVGVAAGVPSSWEYVFSGDGVVEWMANPAEVTELREAYIRGKEQRAPAAVLHVSASAASTTAAEADATTTDDAAPQVFAVKIIRKQRMLVEALRQQQQQQQHLEEGEGGTDRAPVSCIHNATTVATPDTAEAVPGTISTADAAVIEQLLLMETQPDDLAAQRRKEWTAGVLASLQLADSTPAALAPSSSLSALRKSQHKPRDDDDDSSDDGDAQPLPQQDREQRRRELIRCLPKALRRTYEKELQHRRRQQCEINILLAVRHRNITALYEVFDQPDHLALVMEQATGGEVWDLLQIYKRRERRGQTGARKSERGANNHRDTGAQRLGDGKSDSTTAAATAATCDDDDDVELVSVGGPLPEFMVKIIIVQVIEAVLYLHTMGIIHRDLKLENLMLQRPCDRYALNALQLQTLVHQLRAYSRPHHASDASTSAATTCEEDSEAVEFTNPLSVLYTVHVPRHMWPVVKVMDFGLSHVLDQLQTHPFDAAGAPHGFIGTLSQMSQGVEGSSAAAAAAAAREAVPERVKLIYSRNDATTSCGTPIYAAPEVTNPALRPDKMGYGAAVDMYSVGVIAYALLTGRAPFPSAKNPRRPGGPPVVNYDAPLRVQRHRRRPASAGPLPSSRPSSSAARPPSEVACLPPLSVAESVRVVLPKERAELSAASSTASEQTRQWRRRAEAVAASVRCAEQKGAHAEGSDGGSSATLADPLFATTVEQLCASLTAYADMCASGGLEVDLDRLVYVSADAAATGAQANASVGRVMAPDGHVADVLLPPISALGTSFLRGLLEKYPSRRLTAYEALQHPWLRECV